The following proteins are co-located in the Bacteroidales bacterium genome:
- a CDS encoding ABC transporter permease, protein MRTILFIIQKEFLQVMRNKTMIPMIFALPFVQLVILANAATMDMKNIDILFVDKDLSSLSAELIRKFTHSPFFNVVSRGFSEKEAEEEMLKNNTDMIMVIPGDFEKDFYKSGKSDIQVQVDAINGMTAGLMNSYAAQIINSFYSEKLSSAGPNAIRQMPLKSVNVDYRFWYNSQLNFKLYMVPGILALLLTIIGMFLTSLNLVREKEIGTIEQINVTPIRKYQFIIGKLVPFWIIALFELALGLTLGKLLFNIPMEGSLLLLFAFAALYLIAVLGIGLFISTLSQTQQQAQFLNFFVMVTFVMLSGIFTPAESMPHWAQNVNLVNPLAYFIRINRMILLKGSGFADLSIDFAIMSVMAVSLTALATWRYRKIA, encoded by the coding sequence ATGAGAACTATTCTGTTTATCATTCAAAAGGAGTTTCTCCAGGTCATGCGTAATAAGACCATGATACCGATGATATTTGCGCTGCCTTTTGTCCAGCTTGTTATCCTGGCCAATGCGGCAACAATGGATATGAAGAACATCGACATCCTGTTTGTAGACAAGGATTTATCGTCTTTATCGGCCGAATTAATCCGAAAGTTCACCCATTCACCGTTTTTCAACGTTGTCTCCCGCGGTTTTTCTGAAAAAGAGGCCGAAGAAGAGATGCTGAAAAACAATACCGATATGATAATGGTAATCCCCGGTGATTTTGAAAAAGACTTCTATAAATCGGGGAAGAGCGACATACAGGTTCAGGTGGACGCTATTAACGGCATGACAGCCGGATTGATGAACAGTTATGCTGCACAGATCATCAATTCTTTTTACTCAGAAAAGCTTTCATCGGCGGGACCAAATGCAATCAGACAGATGCCACTGAAATCGGTTAATGTCGATTACAGGTTCTGGTACAACAGCCAGCTGAATTTCAAATTATATATGGTTCCCGGCATCCTTGCCTTATTGCTGACGATCATCGGAATGTTTCTTACTTCATTAAACCTGGTTCGTGAAAAGGAAATCGGCACAATTGAACAGATTAACGTAACGCCTATCCGTAAATACCAGTTCATTATCGGGAAACTCGTTCCATTCTGGATCATAGCCTTGTTTGAATTGGCCCTGGGTTTGACCCTCGGGAAACTGTTATTCAATATACCCATGGAAGGCAGCTTATTGTTACTGTTTGCCTTTGCCGCATTATACCTGATTGCAGTACTGGGAATAGGGCTCTTCATTTCCACTCTGTCGCAAACACAGCAGCAGGCACAGTTTCTGAATTTCTTCGTCATGGTTACATTTGTTATGCTGAGCGGTATCTTCACGCCGGCCGAGAGTATGCCCCATTGGGCACAAAATGTAAATCTTGTAAATCCGCTGGCATATTTCATTCGCATTAACAGGATGATCCTGTTAAAGGGTTCGGGATTCGCCGATCTGTCGATTGATTTTGCCATCATGTCCGTTATGGCTGTATCATTAACAGCGCTTGCCACGTGGAGATACAGAAAAATCGCCTGA
- a CDS encoding ABC transporter permease, with translation MKEFLGFVKKEFIHIFRDVRTLVVLFGLPVAQILIFGFVIRNEIQDVNIAILDKSKDPVTFDITGKILSSGFFRLYSYLDSDTEIESVFKSGKVREVIVFEEGFADKLQRENKSALQVIADASDPNSARMIVSYTQGIVADYLKEVNRNVPLPQVINVPVRMMYNADLKSAFMFVPGTMALVLMLVSAMMTSISITREKETGTMEALLVSPLKPVQIIAGKVTPYIILSFINATVIILMGYFIFHLPIRGSIVLLFAETILFITLALSLGIMISTISNSQVTAMFIAAFALLLPTLLLSGFIFPVENMPRILQWLCSIMPPKYFITIIKNVMLKGTGIGEIWSETMILIGMTSFFLLVSSFRFKIRLQ, from the coding sequence ATGAAAGAATTTCTCGGTTTTGTCAAAAAAGAATTCATTCACATTTTTCGCGATGTACGGACATTGGTTGTTCTTTTCGGCCTGCCTGTCGCACAGATCCTGATTTTCGGATTTGTAATCCGCAATGAGATCCAGGATGTGAATATCGCTATACTCGATAAATCTAAGGATCCTGTGACATTTGATATTACTGGGAAAATACTGTCTTCAGGATTTTTCAGGTTATACAGTTACCTGGATTCCGATACCGAAATCGAATCGGTTTTCAAATCCGGAAAAGTAAGAGAAGTTATTGTTTTCGAAGAAGGATTTGCAGACAAACTGCAGCGCGAAAACAAAAGTGCGCTCCAGGTAATTGCCGATGCCTCTGACCCGAACTCTGCAAGAATGATTGTCTCGTATACCCAGGGGATCGTTGCCGATTATTTAAAAGAAGTCAACCGGAATGTTCCTTTGCCACAGGTAATCAATGTGCCGGTGAGAATGATGTACAATGCCGATCTGAAAAGTGCCTTCATGTTTGTACCGGGCACAATGGCTCTTGTACTGATGCTCGTTTCGGCCATGATGACCTCTATTTCAATTACCCGTGAAAAGGAAACGGGAACCATGGAAGCATTGCTGGTTTCACCCCTGAAGCCTGTTCAGATAATAGCCGGCAAAGTCACTCCTTATATTATATTGTCTTTTATAAATGCCACAGTAATTATACTGATGGGTTACTTCATTTTTCATCTGCCCATACGCGGCAGCATTGTGCTTCTTTTTGCCGAAACCATACTGTTTATTACCCTTGCCTTATCTCTTGGGATCATGATCTCAACCATCAGCAACAGCCAGGTAACGGCCATGTTTATTGCCGCATTCGCACTTTTGCTGCCAACCCTGCTTTTATCAGGATTTATTTTTCCTGTTGAGAATATGCCACGGATTCTGCAATGGCTCTGCAGCATTATGCCGCCGAAATATTTCATTACCATTATTAAAAATGTGATGCTTAAGGGAACCGGCATAGGTGAAATATGGTCTGAAACAATGATCCTCATCGGCATGACTTCGTTTTTTTTACTTGTAAGTTCATTCCGGTTTAAGATCCGGTTACAATAG
- a CDS encoding substrate-binding domain-containing protein: MMKTNIKYSVLLAGLSLMLAASCTGYSDKQINKETPTRGDIKIGVDEGYKLLIDAEIEVFKNLYKYAEITPINASEDSILKLFMADSIRTMITSRKLTSNEEAFLKEKLIIPRTTPIAWDAVAFVVNKQNPNTELRYGSIQDIFEGKAKTWKQIDNRSRLGNMEVVFDNQGSSNVRYIMDKFGITALPEYCYSANSNPAVIDYVENHPNSIGIISVNWISDPDDSITHNFLNRIKVVAVTQEAEGSDYYTPHPAYIAQKTYPFIREVYAVTRETTTGLGRGFIKFVAYDSGQRIVLKMGMLPATMPIRLIQTRSE; this comes from the coding sequence ATGATGAAAACTAATATTAAATATTCGGTTTTGCTGGCAGGCTTATCTTTGATGCTTGCTGCTTCCTGCACCGGGTACAGTGATAAACAAATCAATAAGGAAACACCAACCCGGGGCGATATTAAAATAGGAGTGGATGAAGGATATAAGCTGCTTATTGATGCAGAGATTGAGGTGTTCAAAAACCTTTATAAATACGCTGAAATCACTCCCATTAATGCTTCTGAAGACAGCATACTCAAGCTCTTTATGGCGGATTCCATCCGTACAATGATTACAAGCCGGAAACTTACTTCAAATGAGGAAGCTTTCCTTAAGGAGAAACTGATCATCCCGAGGACTACACCTATAGCCTGGGATGCTGTGGCTTTTGTTGTGAACAAGCAAAATCCGAACACTGAACTTCGTTATGGCAGCATCCAGGACATCTTTGAAGGAAAAGCCAAAACATGGAAGCAGATCGATAATCGTTCTCGCCTGGGGAATATGGAAGTTGTTTTTGACAACCAGGGTTCCTCTAATGTGAGATATATCATGGACAAATTTGGTATCACCGCTTTGCCTGAATATTGTTATTCGGCAAATTCAAATCCTGCTGTAATTGATTATGTAGAAAATCACCCGAATTCGATTGGCATTATCAGTGTCAACTGGATCAGTGATCCTGATGATTCGATTACCCATAATTTTCTGAACAGGATTAAAGTGGTTGCCGTTACACAGGAGGCAGAAGGAAGTGATTATTATACTCCGCATCCTGCCTATATTGCACAAAAAACGTATCCGTTTATCCGTGAGGTTTATGCAGTAACCCGTGAAACAACAACAGGACTTGGCAGAGGATTTATTAAATTTGTTGCCTATGATTCAGGTCAGCGGATCGTACTGAAAATGGGAATGCTTCCGGCAACGATGCCTATACGCTTGATTCAAACAAGAAGTGAATAA